The Gordonibacter urolithinfaciens genome contains a region encoding:
- the accB gene encoding acetyl-CoA carboxylase biotin carboxyl carrier protein codes for MPRLQIMDTTIRDGQQSLWATRMQIGDMLPILPKMDRVGYWAIEAWGGATFDTCLRFLDENPWERLRSIKANTPNTPLAMLSRGQNLVGYKHYSREICNRFIKASKRNGIHVFRVFDALNDIRNVVDNAEAIKECGGHFEGAISYTMSPVHTLDSYLEYGQKMKDLGADSIAIKDMAGMLTPYRTERMVKAFNAEIGLPLHIHCHYVGGMAPANIIKAAEAGAAIADTAHAPLAFGNSHPAVEMIVAALQESRYDTGLNLDLLFEIAEYWEEVRKRGHYKRGVSSLTHMKVYSHQVPGGMMSNLVSQLEIQNAGDRLPEVMQEIPKVRAEVGYPPLVTPLSQIVGTQAVFNVLTGKRWSVVSKEMKDYICGYYGKAPGRMDKDIVAKVVGNSEMLPPDVAPGSLVTTTYSQVEDEIGDLAKSEEDVLMYALFPNEARTYLSKHRTSEKVDFLMEQESSHTKEDDYVDINQIRELVRVAEESGVGEIVVEEEGTRIAVRMPGTLSSDAVAAAAAAAPVAAVAPAPAAEASASAGDGIERPSNWYCVTAPMVGTFYTSPAPGEPPFVQVGDEVAANQTLCIVEAMKLMNEITAEEMGTVREVCLEDASPVEFGTPLFYVEPHGAPAPAPETA; via the coding sequence ATGCCGAGACTTCAAATCATGGATACCACGATCCGCGACGGCCAGCAGAGCCTCTGGGCCACGCGCATGCAGATCGGGGACATGCTGCCGATCCTGCCGAAGATGGACCGGGTCGGGTACTGGGCCATCGAGGCTTGGGGCGGCGCGACGTTCGACACGTGCCTGCGCTTTCTCGACGAGAACCCGTGGGAGCGTCTGCGATCTATCAAGGCGAACACGCCGAACACGCCGCTCGCCATGCTGTCCCGCGGTCAGAACCTGGTGGGGTACAAGCATTACTCGCGCGAGATCTGCAACCGTTTCATCAAGGCTTCCAAGCGCAACGGCATCCACGTGTTCCGCGTGTTCGACGCCCTCAACGATATCCGCAACGTCGTGGACAACGCCGAGGCCATCAAGGAATGCGGCGGCCACTTCGAGGGCGCCATCTCCTACACCATGTCGCCCGTCCACACGCTTGACAGCTACCTGGAGTACGGCCAGAAGATGAAGGACCTGGGCGCCGACTCCATCGCCATCAAGGACATGGCCGGCATGCTCACGCCCTACCGCACCGAGCGCATGGTGAAGGCGTTCAACGCCGAGATCGGCCTGCCGCTGCACATCCACTGCCATTACGTGGGCGGCATGGCGCCCGCCAACATCATCAAGGCCGCCGAGGCCGGCGCCGCCATCGCGGACACGGCCCACGCGCCGCTCGCCTTCGGCAACTCGCACCCTGCGGTGGAGATGATCGTGGCCGCCCTCCAGGAGAGCCGCTACGACACGGGCCTGAACCTGGACCTGCTGTTCGAGATCGCCGAATACTGGGAGGAGGTGCGCAAGCGCGGCCACTACAAGCGCGGCGTGTCCTCGCTCACGCACATGAAGGTGTACTCGCACCAGGTGCCCGGCGGCATGATGTCGAACCTGGTGTCGCAGCTGGAGATCCAGAACGCCGGCGACCGCCTGCCCGAGGTCATGCAGGAGATCCCGAAGGTGCGCGCCGAGGTGGGCTACCCGCCGCTCGTCACGCCCCTGTCGCAGATCGTGGGCACGCAGGCCGTGTTCAACGTGCTCACCGGCAAGCGCTGGAGCGTCGTGTCCAAGGAGATGAAGGACTACATCTGCGGCTACTACGGCAAGGCGCCGGGCCGCATGGACAAGGACATCGTGGCCAAGGTCGTGGGCAACTCCGAGATGCTGCCGCCCGACGTGGCCCCCGGCTCGCTCGTGACCACCACGTACTCCCAGGTGGAGGACGAGATCGGCGACCTCGCGAAGAGCGAGGAGGACGTGCTCATGTACGCCCTGTTCCCGAACGAGGCGCGCACGTACCTGAGCAAGCACCGCACATCGGAGAAGGTCGACTTCCTCATGGAGCAGGAGTCGAGCCATACCAAGGAGGACGATTACGTGGACATCAATCAGATTCGCGAGCTGGTTCGCGTCGCCGAGGAGAGCGGCGTCGGCGAGATCGTAGTCGAGGAGGAGGGCACGCGCATCGCCGTGCGCATGCCGGGCACGCTGTCCTCCGACGCCGTGGCGGCCGCAGCCGCGGCGGCCCCGGTGGCCGCCGTCGCCCCCGCTCCTGCGGCCGAGGCTTCCGCTTCCGCCGGCGACGGCATCGAGCGCCCCTCCAACTGGTACTGCGTGACGGCTCCCATGGTGGGCACGTTCTACACGTCCCCCGCGCCCGGCGAGCCGCCGTTCGTGCAGGTGGGCGACGAGGTCGCTGCCAACCAGACGCTCTGCATCGTGGAGGCCATGAAGCTCATGAACGAGATCACGGCCGAGGAGATGGGCACGGTGCGCGAGGTGTGCCTCGAGGATGCCTCGCCCGTGGAGTTCGGCACGCCGCTGTTCTACGTCGAGCCCCACGGCGCCCCGGCCCCGGCCCCGGAGACGGCGTAA
- a CDS encoding helix-turn-helix transcriptional regulator: protein MPEKSRQAKMLGKDPLVQLLARTFGENVRVLRESQHLTKKELADMVGSSRSHITDIEDGLIDADFSKVVKFARAFERPLDALLTPGGALHSLGENERG from the coding sequence ATGCCGGAGAAGTCACGACAGGCCAAGATGCTGGGCAAGGACCCCCTTGTCCAACTCCTCGCGCGCACGTTCGGCGAGAACGTGCGCGTCCTGCGCGAAAGCCAGCACCTGACGAAAAAGGAGCTGGCGGACATGGTAGGGTCCAGCCGAAGCCACATCACCGACATCGAGGACGGCTTGATAGACGCCGACTTCTCGAAGGTCGTGAAGTTCGCGCGGGCCTTCGAGCGCCCCCTCGACGCCCTTTTGACCCCCGGAGGAGCCCTCCATTCCCTGGGCGAGAACGAGAGGGGCTAG